In a single window of the Streptomyces sp. HUAS ZL42 genome:
- a CDS encoding DUF4233 domain-containing protein, with product MRTLCSSTLIGEFFIIGFAGLVAMKDPDLSTSTVWTVSGIAMFLCLALCGVVTRPGGVALGWVLQLALVASGFFVPMMFFMGVVFAALWWASVHYGRRVDEAKARFAAQAESSTPDAA from the coding sequence ATGCGTACGCTCTGTTCCTCGACCCTGATCGGCGAGTTCTTCATCATCGGGTTCGCCGGGCTCGTCGCCATGAAGGACCCCGACCTGTCCACGAGCACCGTGTGGACGGTCAGCGGGATCGCGATGTTCCTGTGCCTGGCGCTGTGCGGGGTGGTGACGCGGCCGGGGGGCGTCGCCCTCGGCTGGGTCCTGCAGCTCGCGCTCGTCGCCTCCGGCTTCTTCGTCCCGATGATGTTCTTCATGGGGGTGGTGTTCGCGGCCCTGTGGTGGGCCTCGGTGCACTACGGGCGCAGGGTCGACGAGGCGAAGGCGAGATTCGCGGCCCAGGCCGAGTCCTCCACGCCTGACGCTGCGTGA
- the ndk gene encoding nucleoside-diphosphate kinase: MTQRTLVLLKPDAVRRGLTGEIISRIERKAGWRITALELRTLDHDTLEQHYGEHKGKPFYEPLVEFMASGPVVAMIVEGERVVEGLRALAGPTDPIAAAPGSIRGDYGVIVRENLIHASDSEESAEREVKIFFPGRA, from the coding sequence GTGACCCAGCGCACCCTCGTCCTCCTCAAGCCCGACGCCGTCCGTCGCGGCCTGACCGGCGAGATCATCAGCCGTATCGAGCGCAAGGCGGGCTGGCGGATCACCGCGCTGGAGCTGCGCACCCTGGACCACGACACCCTGGAGCAGCACTACGGCGAGCACAAGGGCAAGCCGTTCTACGAGCCGCTGGTGGAGTTCATGGCTTCCGGCCCGGTGGTGGCAATGATCGTCGAGGGCGAGCGGGTCGTCGAGGGCCTGCGCGCGCTCGCCGGGCCGACCGACCCGATCGCCGCCGCGCCCGGTTCCATCCGCGGTGACTACGGTGTCATCGTGCGGGAGAACCTGATCCACGCGTCCGACTCCGAGGAGTCCGCCGAGCGCGAGGTGAAGATCTTCTTCCCCGGCCGCGCGTGA
- a CDS encoding rod shape-determining protein, which yields MSFIGRDMAVDLGTANTLVYVRGRGIVLNEPSVVAINTNTGGILAVGAEAKKMIGRTPGNIVAVRPLKDGVIADFEITERMLRYFILKIHKRRYLARPRVVVCVPSGITGVERRAVIEASTQAGARQVHIIEEPMAAAIGSGLPVHEATGNMVVDIGGGTTEVAVISLGGIVTAQSIRVAGDELDNAIIQHIKKEYSLLLGERTAEQIKITIGSAYDLDSDEHTEIRGRDLVSGLPKTVVISAAEVRKAIEEPVNAIVDAVKTTLDKCPPELSGDIMDRGIVLTGGGALLRGLDERLRRETGMPIHIAEDPLDSVALGSGKCVEEFEALQQVLDAAPRR from the coding sequence ATGTCGTTCATCGGCCGTGACATGGCTGTCGACCTCGGGACCGCCAACACGCTGGTGTACGTCAGGGGTCGCGGGATCGTACTCAACGAGCCGTCCGTCGTCGCGATCAACACCAACACCGGTGGCATCCTCGCGGTCGGCGCCGAAGCCAAGAAGATGATCGGACGGACCCCTGGCAACATCGTCGCCGTCCGTCCGCTCAAGGACGGCGTGATCGCCGACTTCGAGATCACCGAGCGGATGCTCCGCTACTTCATCCTGAAGATCCACAAGCGGCGGTATCTGGCTCGTCCGCGGGTCGTGGTCTGTGTGCCCTCGGGCATCACGGGTGTCGAGCGCCGCGCCGTCATCGAGGCGTCCACCCAGGCCGGTGCCCGGCAGGTGCACATCATCGAGGAGCCCATGGCCGCGGCCATCGGCTCCGGCCTGCCGGTCCACGAGGCCACGGGCAACATGGTGGTGGACATCGGCGGCGGCACCACGGAGGTCGCGGTCATCTCGCTCGGCGGCATCGTCACCGCCCAGTCGATCCGTGTCGCGGGCGACGAACTGGACAACGCGATCATCCAGCACATCAAGAAGGAGTACTCCCTTCTGCTGGGTGAGCGGACGGCCGAACAGATCAAGATCACGATCGGTTCGGCGTACGACCTCGACTCCGACGAGCACACGGAAATCCGCGGCCGGGACCTCGTCTCCGGACTGCCCAAGACCGTCGTCATCTCGGCCGCCGAGGTGCGCAAGGCGATCGAGGAACCGGTCAACGCCATCGTCGACGCCGTCAAGACGACCCTCGACAAGTGTCCGCCGGAGCTGTCCGGCGACATCATGGACCGCGGAATCGTTCTGACGGGCGGAGGGGCCCTGCTGCGCGGGCTCGACGAGCGGCTGCGCCGCGAGACCGGCATGCCGATCCACATCGCCGAGGACCCGCTGGACAGCGTGGCGCTCGGTTCCGGCAAGTGTGTCGAGGAGTTCGAGGCGCTCCAGCAGGTCCTGGACGCCGCACCTCGCAGATGA